A stretch of Komagataella phaffii GS115 chromosome 2, complete sequence DNA encodes these proteins:
- a CDS encoding Pyruvate kinase, which translates to MSTSSKLGWLSKLDVSSTPERNLRRSSIIGTIGPKTNSPEVLVSLRQAGLNIVRMNFSHGSYEYHQSVVDNARKSEEIYPGRPLAIALDTKGPEIRTGTTKGETDYAIPMGHEMIFTTDLSFAKSSDDKVMFIDYKNITKVIEPGKIIYVDDGVLSFEVLEVVDENTLKVRSINAGAISSHKGVNLPNTDVDLPALSEKDKQDLRFGVKNKVNMVFASFIRCANDIKEIRHVLGEDGKQIQIIAKIENQQGVNNFDEILEVTDGVMVARGDLGIEIPAPQVFVVQKQLIAKCNLAGKPVICATQMLESMTYNPRPTRAEVSDVGNAILDGADCVMLSGETAKGNYPHEAVAMMHHTALIAESAIAYLPHYNEIKDLARGLINTVETIAIAAVSAHFEQNAKAIVVLSTSGTSARMISKYRPNCPILMVTRNDEAARYSHLYRGVYPFIYKQEVNDNWQQDVEERLQYAITEAIGMGILKKGDAIVAVQGWTKGLGHTNTMRVVFA; encoded by the coding sequence AtgtcaacttcttcaaaacttggatGGCTATCCAAACTGGATGTATCATCCACTCCAGAGCGCAATCTTCGCCGATCTTCCATTATTGGTACGATTGGTCCTAAGACTAACAGTCCAGAAGTACTTGTCAGTCTGAGACAGGCTGGGCTTAATATTGTTAGAATGAACTTCTCTCATGGTTCTTACGAGTACCATCAATCAGTTGTGGACAATGCCAGAAAATCAGAGGAAATATATCCTGGTAGACCGCTTGCAATTGCTTTGGACACCAAGGGTCCTGAAATCAGAACAGGAACTACCAAAGGTGAAACAGATTATGCAATTCCTATGGGACATGAAATGATATTCACCACAGATTTGTCTTTCGCAAAGTCTAGCGATGACAAAGTGATGTTCATTGATTATAAGAACATTACAAAGGTTATTGAACCTGGAAAGATTATTTATGTGGATGATGGTGttctttcatttgaagTTTTAGAAGTCGTTGATGAAAACACTCTCAAAGTCAGATCTATCAATGCTGGTGCAATTTCATCCCATAAAGGTGTCAATTTACCTAACACAGACGTGGACTTGCCAGCTCTTAGTGAAAAAGACAAGCAAGATCTGAGGTTTGGTGTGAAAAACAAAGTCAACATGGTATTTGCATCCTTCATTCGTTGTGCTAATGATATCAAGGAGATTCGCCATGTTCTCGGAGAAGATGGCAAACAGATCCAGATTATTGCTAAGATTGAGAACCAGCAAGGAGTTAacaattttgatgaaatccTGGAAGTCACTGATGGTGTCATGGTCGCTAGAGGAGATCTAGGTATTGAAATCCCTGCACCTCAGGTATTTGTTGTTCAGAAGCAATTGATTGCCAAGTGCAATCTGGCAGGTAAACCCGTAATCTGTGCTACCCAAATGTTAGAATCTATGACTTACAATCCTAGGCCAACAAGAGCCGAGGTTTCGGACGTTGGAAATGCTATTTTGGATGGCGCCGATTGTGTGATGTTATCCGGGGAAACTGCCAAGGGAAACTACCCTCATGAGGCTGTTGCTATGATGCACCACACTGCTCTAATTGCAGAGTCAGCTATTGCTTACCTTCCACACTACAACGAAATCAAGGATCTTGCTCGTGGTCTTATTAACACAGTTGAAACTATTGCTATTGCCGCTGTTTCTGCTcactttgaacaaaatgCCAAGGCCATTGTTGTGCTTTCTACTTCAGGAACTTCAGCAAGAATGATTTCTAAGTATAGACCGAATTGCCCAATCCTTATGGTAACCAGAAATGATGAGGCAGCAAGATATTCTCATCTCTATCGTGGAGTATATCCATTCATCTATAAACAGGAAGTTAATGATAACTGGCAAcaagatgttgaagaacGTTTACAATATGCCATCACTGAAGCCATTGGCATGGgaatattgaaaaaagGTGATGCTATCGTTGCAGTACAGGGGTGGACCAAGGGACTGGGTCACACCAATACTATGCGCGTTGTTTTTGCTTAA
- a CDS encoding Uridine/cytidine kinase, component of the pyrimidine ribonucleotide salvage pathway — MKQSRLRHTDTILLNSNSFCTSNDFNEPASGTHPQYIPPWTEPYIIGVAGTSGSGKTSVAKHIVKAINQPWTVVLSLDNFYKVLTPEQHILAEHAQYDLDSPTALDFDLMLRCIGDLKTGKPTQLPVYDFCTHSRTEKTTTIYGASVIVVEGLLALHHGQLLDLMDTKVFVDTDLDICMARRVKRDLIERGRDLEGILDQWDRHVKPNTIRYVIPSSKNADLILPRSTDNKIALDMIIRHINNQLEQKSLVHLKRLQELGQISNDETLMNRIARLPLTNQLKCISTILFDRETSRTEFIFYFDRVANMLIHLALEQVEFGPSQDEVLTPQYHCLTDAIRPLQSVVVVTMVRTGDVFMNSIRKTIPDVRVGKLLIQSDLITGEPQLHTKSLPPCEQTTKLLLFDAHIISGAAAIMGIQVLLDHGIEEGNIVIVSYLAEEAGLRRILNAFQKVTIIVGLSSGRMTSLLKEPMFRTRFIDDYYFGST; from the coding sequence ATGAAACAATCAAGACTGAGACACACTGATACCATACTCCTCAattccaattctttttgTACTTCAAACGACTTCAACGAGCCAGCATCTGGAACTCATCCTCAATATATTCCGCCGTGGACAGAGCCCTATATTATAGGTGTTGCCGGAACTTCGGGGTCTGGTAAGACCAGTGTTGCTAAGCATATTGTGAAGGCGATCAATCAACCCTGGACAGTTGTATTGTCTCTGGATAACTTCTACAAGGTATTGACCCCGGAGCAACATATTTTGGCGGAGCATGCGCAGTATGATCTTGATTCGCCAACCGCTTTGGATTTTGATTTAATGCTTCGTTGTATTGGAGACCTTAAAACTGGAAAACCAACGCAACTGCCGGTGTATGACTTTTGCACCCATTCCCGTACAGAAAAGACTACAACGATTTATGGAGCATCTGTCATTGTGGTTGAAGGTTTGTTGGCACTCCATCATGGACAATTACTGGATTTAATGGATACAAAAGTTTTTGTGGATACTGATCTAGATATATGCATGGCTCGAAGGGTTAAAAGAGACCTGATTGAAAGGGGTAGAGATTTGGAAGGCATCCTTGACCAGTGGGATCGACATGTGAAGCCTAACACAATTCGGTATGTGATCCCCAGCTCCAAGAATGCGGATTTGATCCTACCTCGCAGCACTGATAATAAAATTGCACTTGATATGATTATTCGCCATATCAATAACCAGTTGGAACAAAAGTCATTGGTTCACCTGAAAAGACTTCAAGAGCTGGGGCAGATATCTAACGATGAGACTCTCATGAACCGGATAGCACGTTTGCCGCTAACAAATCAGTTAAAATGTATAAGTACCATTCTTTTTGACAGAGAAACTTCTCGTACAGAGTTCATCTTTTACTTTGATCGGGTTGCTAACATGCTGATCCATCTGGCATTGGAACAGGTAGAGTTCGGACCCTCGCAAGATGAGGTATTGACCCCGCAATACCATTGCCTAACTGATGCGATACGACCGTTACAATCGGTTGTCGTTGTGACTATGGTACGGACAGGTGATGTATTTATGAATTCAATCAGAAAAACTATTCCAGATGTAAGAGTTGGTAAGTTGCTAATTCAATCAGACCTAATTACAGGCGAACCTCAATTGCATACAAAGTCGCTGCCTCCATGTGAACAAACTACCAAGCTACTATTATTCGATGCGCACATTATATCGGGGGCCGCAGCAATTATGGGCATTCAAGTACTTCTGGACCATGGTATTGAAGAAGGTAATATCGTGATTGTAAGTTATCTTGCAGAAGAAGCTGGCCTACGTCGCATACTGAACGCTTTCCAAAAGGTTACTATTATCGTAGGCTTATCCTCTGGGAGGATGACCtcattattgaaagagcCAATGTTTCGTACACGGTTCATCGACGATTACTACTTCGGCAGTACGTAG